attaatttgtatctgaataggattccaattccctttccatacccctataaatatgtggcatgggttcacaatttataaagagttttcaagtattcaaagtgagtttttgagagaaaaattcagtcacacatcttgctcaaaagtgccgaaaattctagtaccttaagggcgattctagttggtcaatcttaaggcggatccggacgtgctgtggactatctacggagggacgacacttggagtcctaaagacttgttcttgctcggttcgggcgcagctagggagggcacgcaacaaagagtatgcatctaaattatgctatatgattatgtgtaaataatatgtattcctgggttaatggttgtttccgcatgatttatgtaatatcatatgtatcataacctaacagtagagCTCATCACTAAATGTGTGTATCAAGCAAAAACAACAGCAAGCAGAAAAACAGCCATGACAACCTCTGGAGATCTTATTGTTCCCACCACAATAAGGGATACCAAACCCATGAATGACACCACTCTATGGCATCACAAACTAGGACATGCCCCACTCACAAAGATCAACCAGATCCATGGGTTGAAAGGGTTAAAACTGACAGCACTGATGTGTGTGTGCCATGTCCACTGGCAAAATTCACCAAACTCCCATTCAGTGCCAGCAAATCAAGAGCCAGTGAACCATTTGAGTTGATTCACATTGATACTTGGGGCCCTTACAAGGTGTGCACAAGAGGTGGATACAGATACTTTCTCACTGTTGTGGATGATTATTGAAGAACAACTTGGATTCACCTACTCAAGTTGAAATCAGATGCCTATGAAGCCTTGAGAGGATTTGTAAAAATGGTAAAAAATCAATTCAATGTGACTGTAAAGAAGGTCAGATCAGACAATGCACTGGAGTTTGATGATAAACAATGCAGACCTTTCTTCTCTGAATTGGGAATTACACATCAGACATCCTGTGTGGGAagaccacaacaaaatggaaggGTGGAAAGAAAACACAGGAACATTCTTGAAATGGGGAGAGCTCTTAGATTTCAAGCTGGTTTGCCCCTTCAGTTCCGGGGGACTGTGTTCAAACTGCAGTTCACATTACAAACAAGATTCCCATTCCTCTATTGAACAACAAGTCACCTCATGAGGTATTGTATCAAACTATTCCTGCTTATAATCATTTGAAAGTATTTGGCTGTTTAGCTCTTGCTTCTAACCCTAGCATAATTAGTGATAAGTTCAATTTCAGAGGTGTGCCATGTGTTTTCCTAGGGTATCCTTTCTCTCAAAAAGGCTACAAACTTCTGAACCTTACCACTAATACTACTTTTGTATCCAGGGATGTGAGATTTTATGAACACATTTTCCCTTATCAACTCTTTCACAACACTAAACACAAACCTACAACCATTACTGACACCATCCATGTCAATCCATGGACTGATGCTGAAGCCATAACTGACATCTCTCTTTCTCAGGAAGATGTCCATACACCCACTGAACCAAGTCCACCCAACAGCCCTATTGTTCCTCCACCTGTGTCTCATCCTGAGATCAGGAGATCCACAAGAACTCTTAAAAAACCATCATGGATGGGAGATTACTCTCTCAATCTTGCTACCAAAAATGAACCAGCCCAAGCCAAACACATAGCCTATACCAAGCCTACACCTCAATTCTCATGTTTCATGTCTCATCTCACAAAAAATGCTAACAAAGCCAAAGCTGGTGAACCTATACACTTCAAAAGAGccattcaagatccaaaatggGTCAAAGCCATGAATGAAGAGCTTGATGCTCTTGAAGAAAACAATACCTGGGAAATCACTGATCTTCCTAAAGGGAAGAAAGCCATAGGAAACAAATGGCTATACAAAACCAAATTTGACAGAGATGGTAAACTTGAGAGACACAAGTCCAGACTGGTTGTGTTAGGAAATAGACAGTAATATGGCATAGACTATGATCAAACATTTGCACCAGTAGCAAAACTTGCAACTGTTAGGTCTATTCTAGCTGTGGCATCCCTAGAAAATTGGTATttacatcaaatggatgttaaaaatgaatttctacatGGTGATTTGCAGGAGAATGTATACATGACTATGCCTCAAGGATCCACTGGAATAGGTTCCAGAATTCATGTTCACAAAGAAGGAGAAGAGTATCCAAAACCCACATCTGGTAAGGTGTGTAAGCTGAGAAAGTCTCTATATGGTCTCAAACAAGCCCCTAGACAATGGTTTGCAAAGCTCAGCACTGCACTCAAGAACAACCATTTCCCTCAATCTAAAGCTGACTATTCTCTGTTCACCAAGCAAGAAGGTGTGAACTTCACAGCCATCCTTGTGTATGTTGATGATTTGGTCATCACTGGAAACAACATGGTTTCCATATCTGCAGCTAAAACATTCCTCTCCTCTCAGTTTCACATGAAAGACCTAGGTGAATTGAGATATTTTCTAGGTTTGGAAGTTGACAGACCCAAAGAAGGCATATTTCTCTCCCAGAAGAAATACACTCTTGACTTGCTAGCTGAATATGGCCTCACAGGCTGCAAACCTTTGAAACTCCCCATGGATAGTCACCTAAAACTTACTCCTGACTCAGGAGATGTTCTTGAGAACCCTGAACAATTTCAAAAGCTGGTGGGAAAACTGATTTACCTCACTATTACAAGACCTGACATCTCCTTCACTGTCCACATTCTCAGCAAATTCATGCACAAACCTACCACAGTGCACCTTCAAGCTGCCAAGAGGGTGCTAAGATACCTTGCTGGATCAACTGATCAAGGCATCTTGCTTGCTAACACATCAGCAGCCAAACTGACTGCTTACTGTGACAGTGACTGGGCAGGTTGTCCATCAACTAGAAGGTCTACTTCTGGATTTTGCATCCTACTTGGCAACTCTCCAATCTCCTGGAAATCAAAGAGACAGTCTGTGGTTGCCAGGTCATCTGCAGAGGCAGAATATAGGTCAATGGCCTAACTATCTGTGAAGTCATGTGGCTCAAACATCTTCTCAAAGATCTTGGTTTGAAGAATCTCAAGCATACTCCCATATTGTGTGACAATCAAGCTGCACTAGCTATAGCTGCCAATCATGTGCATCATGAAAAGACAAAGCATGTTGACATTGATTGTCATTTCATCAGAGACAAGGTTGTTGAAGGAACAATTAATCCCACCTATGTTCACACCACCAATCAACTAGCAGATGTCTTCACCAAACTTCTGTCTACAAAGCAGCAGAATCACCTTCTTTCCAAGCTGGGAGTGTGTTCTTCCTCCTCACTCTCAGCTTGAGGGGGAGTGTTGAGAATAGTGGCTATATGAAGCCATAAATGAAGCCCAGCCCAGCATCAACAATCAGTCCGTATAGAATAGCTGTTTGTTGTTTTCTAGCTATTTCATGTAATAGGTGTATCTACTATTTTGGCAGTTTCCTAGTCACATGTTAAGGGAATGCTGAGGTGTCTTTAGGGCACTAAGTTTTAGGTTGATGCGCCGCCTATTTAAGGCATTGTAATGCTCATTTACAGCATAACACAGAATGAAAATAAATGAATGAAAAGCTGGGTTGAATGGCAAGAATTCTATGTGCAATGTTCATAACTGGAACTACAAAAGTTCTCATTTCATACAAAGTAATTCGTTTAATATCATATGCATGTTATTATAATAAATTCAATATACCCTCCTAACTCTTACGGGGAGTATTAAAAATCAAGGTGCTTATTGTgactttttttgttaatttcatgatTACAGTAGCGTTATTTAAAACATTTTGCAAAGATGTCACGTAAAATGTAACACTTGAGAAACAAGTGTCATATACAGAGTATATATTACTCATGTACTTCGTATTTCATATGTTTTTTAAACGCATCACTTGAATTGAGACCCCTATCATTCTATCAATATATCATTTGATTTTATCtctttttaattttgtattCCTAATAAAAGTGTGAAAAGTTGGTACTATGATACTCCgtaatataaattataattatacAATAACCTGCGTAAGATATTTATATAttgtaataaataaattcaaactTAGTACTCCATGTGTGAGTAGCGTTAACATTAATATTTGTACTTCCTTTATTATACAAACATAGCACCGTTTTGACATTTATAATATTCATGATGTAACTTTGATCATTTCTTGTGAATGAGTCTACGATAAATGACGGGTACCGCTATGTATCGAAACTGTATATACcactatatattatatataaatTCATTAAGTACTAAGAAAGTATGTAATCATGTATGATCTTCTAGATTTGTATCAACTAATCAATTATCGATACTTACTTTCTAAacatcaatttttttataatttttacttgtacTTTAAGAAATCAAGAGTCCAAGTTATTTGTTGGAAATTTAAATCAACATGGCATAATATTTATGCAACAATATTCCGTACCAAGACAGTGTTTGTTATGTACTGTACAAAATATAGATGCCTATCTTTTGTGCCGTTTACGCCGGCAAGCCGTCGTTGTCGAGGGCCAGCAACCTCTTCAGAGGTTTCCTTAGTCTTATCCTTTGAAAGCTCCGTGGTCCGCTCGACCCGTATACCCGACAAAATTACCCCCCTGACTTGACCTTTTCAACGGTCCCACATGTTCCCAAACCCTTGTACCTAATGGGCCCACATGTCCCCCTCTTAGCCCAACAATCTCTGCATACATAAAATGTGATAAACCAAAAATACAGTATTCCATCATCTCCTTTGAGAATATTATCACGGAAATCGAAAAAAAACAAGGGCTGCATTGAATACGTAGTCAATTAaggatttgaattttggaatttatAGAAGATTCTTATCTACACAATTAATTATggagtacggagtattatttaatCATACGTCCATGTTTAAGACATTGTTAATAGATTATATAGTCAAAATATTCGATACAAAGTAATTTAATATTTATCTAGACAATTAGTCAGTTTTTGAATCTTCAATTCTAAACCTATGGACTTTTGATTTTTGTCGATGTTGTGCTCCATAGAAGTGTTAATATATTACCAGATTTCATATAAAGAATGTAAATTCTTAATGAAAAGGTGTATATAAAATGAACAGAACATTGTCATTAATTACTTACATTAGTCATACTACTCATACGAAATACTCCTTCATTTTCGGGATACTGTACCTTTTCACGCTTGTTAATGTAAATGTttggacattaatatctctaaatttgtattcgtaaaaattgtaaaaaattgatattacgAAAGTACATATCgaaacgaatcaaacaagacccacACGACTAAATTTTTCCTTACTCGTAAATCTTAAATGATagtcaaattgaaatttgtgaatagtgtcaaaaatcaAAGTGTCCCTATTATTTCGAATCGGAGGTAGTACTCATCATTATATTACTATAAGACAATTCAATATCCAGTCCAGATaacaatttttcaattttaaaatcaatacgAGTTGGTGGAGAACTTTGTGACTTGGTGGTCACAACTCACAAGGTCGACTGCCATCAACTGTGAAATATTTGAGAGTGATATAAGTGTACACTTATGTAGCTTAACTTACTAACATGTGATATGTGCCGGCTAGTAGAACACCATATACAAAGAGGATAAAAATGATTTAAACATGCAATGTATCCAATCAATTTCTCATCATTTAGAATTACAACATCCTAAAAAAGTCTTCATTGACTACTGTTATGATTAAATGCATGTCATTGTAAATAAGATGGGAAGTACGTACGTATATATATTTTGTCAAGAGTCACGGTTCACAAATTACAAGCAACAGGTTACTTGTCCCTCTTTACCGTGGCAACTTATGACGTGTACCATGACGTCTTTTTGTCTACGTTGTTACTTCCCTCTATATAAACCCCCACACTTCTTTCTCTCATACTCATtccacacaacaacaacaacagcttAATTAATTCCTTACTTAAGCTAATTAATACCACTTTAATTTACTAATTAAGCTCACTTTTTTACCGTAATGTCGATGAGTGAGAAACACGTGGCTGCGTTACAGTTCTTAGAGGAGGTAACGAGTCACTGCGATGAGGTGCAAAAGAAGGTTTTGTCTCAGATATTGAGTCGAAACGCAGAAACGGAGTACTTGAAACGACATGGAATGAATGGGTGTGTTGACGTTGAGATATTTAAGAAGAGGATACCAATGGTGACGTATGAGGATATTCAGCCTGATATTCAACGTATTGCTAATGGGGATTTCTCCCCTATTCTTTGTTCTCAACCCATTACTGAATTTCTCACTaggtaaattaaattaaattaaattaattcctttttttaaataattgatTTGACTTACTATAAAGCTAGTTtcaataatgtgcttaattgaCTTTCTAACATTCAacacatgaaaaaaaaaataaaaaaaaatatgatttcGGCCTAGTACTTTGTTGATTTTGGTACGtctttatgaaaatataaaaCGGTTCTTCTGCTCTAGCTTATAAATGATGTGTCAAATTCAATTTCCTTGAAACACCTACGTTCAAGaggtgataaatccaaggaaatttTTACTTTACTTCAAAGAAATCCACATTTtttcaaagatgatttccttggaagaagtgaattattccttggatttatcaatTCCCCTACGTTCAAAAGCATGTCATTATGAAGTACGTAGCAGTTAAATCATCCTTAATCAGTAATCTAATTAAAATACGAAAACTGATTGTGTCGCATCACTTTGTTGATTTTCCACACCTGTACGCTAATATAGAAACTATTTCCTATACTCGTGTAAATAGTGTGCTAAAATCACTTCTCCAACACCTACATACAAAACCATGTAATTATGGAGTACGTAGTAGTTAAATTAAATGTTAAATCATCCTTAATCAGTAATCATAAATTAATCAATTGTGATTTATTATTATGGCAGCTCGGGAACTTCGGCTGGAGAGAGAAAACTGATGCCAACAACAGACGAGGAGATGGACAGGAGGCAGCTGCTATACAGCCTCCTCATGCCTGTTCTCAACCAGTAAGTTCTCCTCCAAATCCCTAATCACATGTAAACATAAGCTAATTACTGCATTAGTCCTCTATTTTCTTGATAAATTACTCGGAAAATGATATATGCAGCGCTGTCTTTAAGAGGCTAAAAATAGAAACATTTATTCATACTTAAAATAGAAACATTCATTACATGAATTGACGTGTTATTTTGTCATGcattttgaaattaaaattaatttagaaaataTGTTAAATGTTTATTTGCAGCTCTAATGAGTTATTTGacagaattcttttattatgctGGTTTAGGtgatactttaataattaatatatgtAATTATCAATaggttataaaaagttgatattataaaGTTATACAACGAgacaattaattataataagaGTGCACATGACTAGTACTCCCTACGTTTCTAATTActaaaatacctaaagattctacccatattcccacctaattttccccacccataatatttaccccctccgtttctttttgtttgttacgttttgacttttgcacgtttattaacgtaaaataaagattctttttcttttttactaaaaataaatccaagtaaaacctcaatccactaatcattacaacaaccaataagattgttttatttatcaaaatgaaccaatgatggaaaagcacaaagattgctaacttaacttacttgggaaattgtaaagaaatttaatgagttgaaaaaattggaccaattaaaattaaaagatgacacaaaaaatgatagtataataagtttataaaaggaaagattctcccacataacaaacattgtgaaacaccctaaaaggaatacgtaacaaacaaaaagaaacggagggagtaattcttttccctttcccatatacccactctctcacctcctttattatcaatcattatcactcctctctcttaccttatttctttattattttctcactcctttatttattataatctcttatacccaatcattacacttatacccatacaaaccaatattccatttttcttaaaaaccacaccagattccaaatggatacatcaaaaagaaatggagggagtaattaatagTCAAAATAGATATATAAAtattgacaaaattaaaatgtaTCATCTAAAAAAGATTAGAGAGAATACTAAGGATTTGGTTTAAATTTTGTGTTAACAGATACATGCCAGGGTTAGACAAAGGAAAAGGCCTATACTTCCTCTTCATCAAGGCAGAAACAAAAACCCCAGGAGGTCTAGTGGCTAGACCCGTTCTAACAAGCTACTACAAGAGCAAACACTTCAAGAACCGACCCTATGACCCGTACAACGTCTACACAAGCCCAAACGAGGCGGTCCTTTGCCccgactcattccaatccatgtACACTCAGATGTTATGCGGGTTGTACGAACGCCACGAGGTCCTCCGTGTAGGGGCCGTCTTTGCATCGGGCCTCCTCCGGGCCATCCGCTTTCTTCAAGTCCACTACTCCGACCTCTGCCGCGATATCGCCACTGGTTCACTAACCTCAAAGATCACCAACTCGGGCCTACGGGCCTGCATGGGTAAGATCATGAGGCCCGACCCGGGCCTCGCGGTGTTCGTTAACAATGCATGTGAAGGGGAGGATTGGGAGGGGATTATTAAGAGGATTTGGCCTAATGCTAAGTACTTAGAGGTGATTGTGACGGGTGCTATGGCACAGTATATACCTACATTGGACTATTATAGTGGTGGGTTGCCAAAGTTGTGTACTATGTACGCTTCTTCGGAGTGTTTCTTCGGGCTTAACTTGAACCCGATGTGTTCCCCCTCGGAGGTTTCCTACACCATATTGCCTAACATGGCGTATTTCGAGTTCATCCCGCTCGACGACGGCTCGGCGCCTCGGCTCGTGGACTTGGCTGATGTCAAGGTTGGAAAGGAGTATGAGCTTGTAGTCACCACACAATCAGGATTATACAGGTACTTGATCCTTACTTCCTGTTGGGTATAAATTAGTCCCGGTCATCACGAGTCCGACCCGTTGGTCGGCCGAAAATTAGCAGATTATGGGCAGATTTTTTAGGTCCAAGTGTTTATTTTTTGGATGAGTTTTGGGCATCTCAGAATTGCaactttagttataaatttggctaGAAGGCCtgaaatagcgggttttggcCAGAAATTTCTGGCCCGACATAGTGGGTAGAACCATAAGGTGTGACCCGGCCCGGCCCGCAATATGATCAAAtctaatataaatatataatagaTGATATTCCCGTAATTGTATATTATACTGATCGGacatttctgtttttttttccctttgtaTAGGTACCGAGTCGGGGACGTGTTATACGTGACAGGGTTCTACAACTCAACCCCGCAATTCAAGTTCATTAGGAGGAAGAACGTCCTACTCAGTATCGACTCCGACAAGACGGACGAGTCGGAGTTGCAAAACGCCATTGAGAACGCATCTGCGTTGCTCAAACCTTTCAACACAAGTGTTGTTGAGTACACAAGCTATGCAGACACCAAGTCTATTCCAGGGCATTATGTCATCTACTGGGAGCTTTTTACTAAAGATTCGACTAATGGGCCGGACCATGAAGTATTGGGCCAGTGCTCTCTAGCCATTGAAGAGGCCCTTAACTCAGTATACCGACAATGTCGGGTCGCAGACCGGTCAATTGGGCCGCTTGAGATCCGAGTGGTGAAGAATGGAACATTTGAGGAGTTGATGGACTATGCAATATCTAGAGGAGCATCAATTAACCAGTATAAAGTACCTAGGTGTGTGAATGTGAAGCCCATTGTGGAGTTACTGGACTCTAGAGTAGTTTCGGCCCATTATAGCCCTTCTTTGCCACATTGGAGCCCACAACGAGGCCCCATTTAAGCCCATTGAAATGTGACAGTTAGTACTGGGCTGTAAGCCTGTAGCATCATGTAGTATCTGATGGACAATTAAACATTAGTGTTTGATGGTTCACGGGTGAAGTAGAAAACTGAAATAAAGTTTGTATCTGTTTAAAGTTTCTTCGTATCTGCTCAATAAAATTATTTAGTTTAATTCGGATTTCTTATTACTGATTTACTGTTAACTTGTTAAACATTACTGTTATTCTTAAATCAACTATTTCTTATTACTATGGATGTATCATGTTAAGAAAATACTGAGCAGCGATACTAATGAAGGCAATAGCAATTAGTTTGTAGTTTTGTACCATGAAATTAATTAGAAAAGATTTTACCTGCTAATGAACTTAACAATGTATATAATCATGACATTTTTTTGGTCATTAAACAACCAAATTTGAGAGAAAGAATTaagggcgtgttcggcggtagcgtttgaggtagcgggtagcgttttgacctagtcaagacgctacttgtaaaatttgtaagtgtttggtaaagtagcgatttaggtagtggttagcggttgaggtagcggttgggtagcttttgtcaaacgttaaaattagtagcgtttaaggtagcgggtagcgtttgacaaatttataataaagttttaaataatattcttgcttttatttttatttttataatatcaaccgctacttttaccgaaaactcatattagttaccgctactttgacagctaaccgttacccgctactattcaccgctacttgctactttaaccgctacccgctactcaaccgctaaccgctacctgctaccgctaattttgccgaacagggTGTAAGTTCAAAAGTGTAACACAATAGAATTCATAGAGAATACTAAATGTATACTCGTAAGTAATTGTACTATTATACACTATTATTATATATGTGAGTCTCAGACACTCGTATTACAAAGTTGGAGTACAAAGCTTTTCGATTCAATAATGAGTAATCACTACAAATGCTTACAAGGAGGGAGCGGAGTACCACAAATACCAGGATTATACAAAAATGAAGAAGCAGGAATATTAGCCTTGTGTTTAGGAATTTCTCCACTTAGTCTATTCTTTGAGACATCAAACACTTCCAACTTATCCAAATTCAACACCTTCTTTGGAATTCTTCCACTTAAGTAATTCTTCGACAGTTTAATCGAAGTCAATTCATGAGCATTCCCAATTCCTTCTGGAATCTTCCCTGATAAACGGTCACCCACCATTTCCAAAACTTCCAACCGGGTCAAGTTCCCCATAGACTCCGGTATCCTTCCTCCCAATGGATTATTCGACAAAATCAAGGTAGATATTGTTGGTTATACAGATGCAGACCATGACCATGCACATGCTGCAGGCACGTCCATGCACTGCTAGAGCTGCTCACACTGGATCATTTCCCTTCTAACAGAATTGCTGAGTTGTCGGCCCTCATGGACTAACTTAgttattttgtcttattctaTATATAGCTGCTTTGTACTCTCATTCCCTTAATTTAATCAATCATAATCTCAGTAGCTTAAGCAATAAGAAACTCTCTCTATTTTCTACTCTCAGTTCATCTTTCTGTCAATTCTGTTATGGATTCTTGCTGACAATTtcatcatggtatcagagcagatacttaagatCCTGATTCAGCATTCTTTCCTGATTGCAATGGTATGATTCAATCTAAATTCTGAGAACttcgattttctgggttttgttTTCCCTCGATCAATTTTCTGCAATTTTCTTTGATCAAAATCTGTTTCAAGTTCTAACGAATCGTTCAGAAGTAGTTCTTTGATTCTAATAAGTCACTGATGTGTGATTCTGTGtattttttctgattataataGTCAGAAATTATTTCTTCTTGATCTGATAATCACTGCTGTGTGATTTTGTCTGTGTTTTCCTGATTTTCTCAGTCATAAACTGTTTTGTTCAAGATCTGTTGTGATCTTCCTTCTTAGATTCTAAAATCTagttctaaaaacaaaaaaaaaaaaaaaaactctcaaAAATGGCCCAAACACCTTTACCACCTAATCAGGATCCTTCTAGCCCTTTTTATTTGCATCCTACAGATAATACAGCTAGTCAGTTGGTTTCAGTGAAATTTGGAGGAGAAGGATATGGAGACTGGAAAAGAAGCATGATGATTTCCATGTCATCCAAGAACAAGTTAGGTTTTGTGAATGGAGCTTTGCTAAAACCAGATGCAGCTCATGTTACATATCAAGCATGGCTGAGATGTAATGATATGATGATATCATGGATTTTGTTTAATCTGTCACCAAACATAGCCAAAAGTGTGCTGTATTTTGGTACAGCAAAGGAAATATGGGAAGATTTAGATGATAGGTTTGGTTATGTTTCTGGACCACAACTGTATTCTTTGGAACAACAAGCTGCAAATGTCACCCAAGGCAATCAGAGTATTGCAGAATTTTTCACAGAAATCAAGTCCATCTGGGACAAGATCAGTGCAGCAAATCCATTGCCTACTTGTACTTGTAACCAATGCATTTGCAATGTCTCTCAACAATTCTATAAGATGCAACAGGAACACAGGCTAATGCAATTCTTGATGAAGTTAGGAGATCATTTGAGTATTGCTAGGGGTAATCTGCTCATGATGCAGCCTTTGCCAACTCTGTCTCATGCATACAGAATGCTAGCTCAAGAGGAGAGTCAAAAGGAGATCAGTGCACCTATTGCACACAATGAGAGCCATGCATTTGCTGTAGACAGGAGGAGATTTAATGACTATCAGAATAGAGGATCATACAACACTTACAGACCACAATATAACAAGAATTCACAGTTTGGAGGAACTAGATCTGGTTACAAGAAGCCTTCTAGTTACTTTTGTGATCACTGTAAGGTTAATGGCCATAGCACTGAAAGGTGTTTCAGGTTACATGGATTCCCACCAGGTTTTACAGGTTTCAAAACTGATAAAAGAGCTGCAGCAGCTACCTATTCTGAAGAAAGCTTTGATGATGACATGGTTGAATACCAGAATCAGTTTTATCCAAATGATAGAGAAGCAAGTCAATCACAACCTCAACCTGGT
This genomic stretch from Spinacia oleracea cultivar Varoflay chromosome 3, BTI_SOV_V1, whole genome shotgun sequence harbors:
- the LOC130470566 gene encoding LRR receptor kinase BAK1-like, which encodes MGNLTRLEVLEMVGDRLSGKIPEGIGNAHELTSIKLSKNYLSGRIPKKVLNLDKLEVFDVSKNRLSGEIPKHKANIPASSFLYNPGICGTPLPPCKHL
- the LOC110779841 gene encoding probable indole-3-acetic acid-amido synthetase GH3.1; translation: MSMSEKHVAALQFLEEVTSHCDEVQKKVLSQILSRNAETEYLKRHGMNGCVDVEIFKKRIPMVTYEDIQPDIQRIANGDFSPILCSQPITEFLTSSGTSAGERKLMPTTDEEMDRRQLLYSLLMPVLNQYMPGLDKGKGLYFLFIKAETKTPGGLVARPVLTSYYKSKHFKNRPYDPYNVYTSPNEAVLCPDSFQSMYTQMLCGLYERHEVLRVGAVFASGLLRAIRFLQVHYSDLCRDIATGSLTSKITNSGLRACMGKIMRPDPGLAVFVNNACEGEDWEGIIKRIWPNAKYLEVIVTGAMAQYIPTLDYYSGGLPKLCTMYASSECFFGLNLNPMCSPSEVSYTILPNMAYFEFIPLDDGSAPRLVDLADVKVGKEYELVVTTQSGLYRYRVGDVLYVTGFYNSTPQFKFIRRKNVLLSIDSDKTDESELQNAIENASALLKPFNTSVVEYTSYADTKSIPGHYVIYWELFTKDSTNGPDHEVLGQCSLAIEEALNSVYRQCRVADRSIGPLEIRVVKNGTFEELMDYAISRGASINQYKVPRCVNVKPIVELLDSRVVSAHYSPSLPHWSPQRGPI
- the LOC130470161 gene encoding uncharacterized mitochondrial protein AtMg00810-like; protein product: MDVKNEFLHGDLQENVYMTMPQGSTGIGSRIHVHKEGEEYPKPTSGKVCKLRKSLYGLKQAPRQWFAKLSTALKNNHFPQSKADYSLFTKQEGVNFTAILVYVDDLVITGNNMVSISAAKTFLSSQFHMKDLGELRYFLGLEVDRPKEGIFLSQKKYTLDLLAEYGLTGCKPLKLPMDSHLKLTPDSGDVLENPEQFQKLVGKLIYLTITRPDISFTVHILSKFMHKPTTVHLQAAKRVLRYLAGSTDQGILLANTSAAKLTAYCDSDWAGCPSTRRSTSGFCILLGNSPISWKSKRQSVVARSSAEAEYRSMA